CCTCAAATCGAATGGCCACATTCGACGGGGTTTCAATGAGATCCGGATTACCTGATGCCAAGTGTGTTCCCCAGTGCCGTTATATTTTGGCGCATGATGGTTTCATAATAATCCAACGGCGCATGATTTGGCCCGTTGGCGGCCGGATCCAGGGTCGCAAAGGCAATGCCTGTTTCCCGGGCGATGGTGCGACTGATGTTCGCTGGATATTGGGGTTCCGTGAAAACGGCGCCGGCCCTTTCGCGTTTGATTGTTTCGACGAGCTCAAGCATTTCGGCCGCTGACGGCTCTTGTCCGGCATGGGGTTGCACTGCGGCAACGATTTGAAGCCCCATGTCCCGGGCCAGATAATCGAACACGCCGTGCTGGGTTACAATTCGATTGTTCACCAATTTCTTGCCGAGTGCGGCAAAATTTTCGGCCAGTTGGTTCATTTTATCAGCGTACGCCCTTGCGTTGGTGGTATAAAGGGTCGTCCCGCCTGGGTCTATTTCGCAAAGCGCTTCGGCGATGTTTATTGCCAACCGTGCTGCCATGCGCGGGCTGGCGAACAGGTGCGGATTTACGCCGCCGGATTTGTGGTGACTGTATGCGTGCTGCTTGTCGGAATCAAGCGCTTCTGAATGCCCGGTTTCATCGGTGCCATATCCGTGCTCTGCGTTTTTGTAAGGAAGGGTTTCTGTAATTCCGGCGGAACTGTCGATGATTTTCAAATTCCTGCCGGCTTTTTCCAAAAGTGATTCCAGAAACTCCTCCAT
This Desulfobacterales bacterium DNA region includes the following protein-coding sequences:
- a CDS encoding zinc ABC transporter substrate-binding protein; this translates as MKRDLEWWRMAMVCCCLILAAGFTDAAAAPEKLKVMASTFPVHQITRNLVAGSHTVETALLIPAQLGCPHDYVLTPQDLRQLAGTDVLIINGLGMEEFLESLLEKAGRNLKIIDSSAGITETLPYKNAEHGYGTDETGHSEALDSDKQHAYSHHKSGGVNPHLFASPRMAARLAINIAEALCEIDPGGTTLYTTNARAYADKMNQLAENFAALGKKLVNNRIVTQHGVFDYLARDMGLQIVAAVQPHAGQEPSAAEMLELVETIKRERAGAVFTEPQYPANISRTIARETGIAFATLDPAANGPNHAPLDYYETIMRQNITALGNTLGIR